In Streptococcus oralis, a single window of DNA contains:
- the glgA gene encoding glycogen synthase GlgA: MKILFVAAEGAPFSKTGGLGDVIGALPKSLVKAGHEVAVFLPYYDMVEAKFGDQIEDVLHFEVSVGWRRQYCGIKKTVLNGVTFYFIDNQYYFFRGHVYGDFDDGERFAFFQLAALEAMERIRFIPDLLHVHDYHTAMIPFLLKEKYHWIQAYQGIRTVLTIHNLEFQGQFSEGMLWDLFGVGFERYADGTLRWNDCLNWMKSGILYADRVTTVSPSYAHEIMTSQFGCGLDQILRMESGKVSGIVNGIDADLYNPETDALLDYHFDKEDLSGKAQNKAKLQERVGLPVRADVPLVGIVSRLTRQKGFDVVVESLHRFLQEDVQIVLLGTGDPAFEHSFSWFAQVYPDKLSANITFDVKLAQEIYAACDLFLMPSRFEPCGLSQMMAMRYGTLPLVHEVGGLRDTVQSFNPIEGTGTGFSFDNLTPYWLNWSFQTALDVYKYQPDVWRNLQKQAMECDFSWDTACKSYLDLYHSLVN; this comes from the coding sequence ATGAAAATTTTATTTGTAGCGGCAGAAGGAGCACCCTTTTCAAAAACAGGTGGTTTGGGCGATGTTATTGGCGCACTTCCCAAATCACTTGTAAAAGCGGGGCACGAAGTTGCAGTTTTCTTGCCTTATTATGATATGGTAGAAGCTAAGTTTGGTGACCAGATAGAGGATGTTCTCCACTTTGAAGTTAGTGTGGGATGGCGTAGACAATACTGTGGTATTAAAAAAACGGTCTTGAATGGGGTTACTTTCTACTTCATTGATAATCAGTATTATTTCTTCCGTGGTCATGTGTACGGTGATTTTGACGATGGTGAACGCTTCGCCTTTTTCCAACTAGCTGCTCTTGAAGCCATGGAGCGCATCCGCTTTATCCCTGACCTTCTCCATGTTCATGACTACCACACAGCCATGATTCCCTTCTTGTTAAAAGAAAAGTACCATTGGATTCAGGCATATCAAGGAATCAGAACCGTTTTAACTATTCATAATTTGGAATTTCAAGGTCAATTTTCTGAAGGAATGTTGTGGGATTTGTTCGGTGTGGGATTTGAACGCTATGCTGATGGGACCCTTCGCTGGAATGATTGTCTCAACTGGATGAAATCAGGTATTCTCTACGCAGATCGTGTCACAACCGTTTCCCCTAGCTATGCACATGAGATTATGACCAGTCAGTTTGGCTGCGGTTTGGACCAGATTCTTCGGATGGAGTCAGGTAAGGTTTCAGGTATAGTCAATGGTATTGACGCAGATCTTTATAATCCAGAGACAGATGCTCTTTTAGACTATCATTTTGATAAGGAAGATTTGTCTGGAAAAGCTCAAAACAAAGCAAAATTGCAAGAGAGAGTTGGGTTGCCTGTCCGAGCAGATGTTCCGCTAGTTGGGATTGTCTCTCGTTTGACCCGCCAAAAAGGTTTTGATGTCGTTGTAGAAAGCTTGCATCGTTTCTTACAGGAGGACGTTCAAATAGTCCTTTTAGGAACAGGTGACCCAGCTTTTGAACATTCCTTCTCATGGTTTGCGCAAGTCTATCCTGACAAGCTATCAGCAAATATCACTTTTGACGTCAAACTTGCTCAAGAAATCTACGCAGCTTGTGATCTCTTCCTCATGCCAAGTCGTTTTGAACCATGTGGCTTGTCTCAAATGATGGCGATGCGCTATGGAACTCTACCATTGGTTCATGAAGTGGGTGGCCTGCGTGATACGGTTCAATCCTTCAATCCGATCGAAGGAACTGGTACTGGATTTAGCTTTGATAATTTAACACCATACTGGCTTAACTGGAGTTTCCAAACAGCCTTGGATGTTTATAAGTACCAGCCGGACGTTTGGAGAAATCTACAAAAACAAGCTATGGAATGCGATTTCTCATGGGATACAGCCTGCAAATCTTACTTGGACTTGTACCATAGTTTAGTCAACTAA
- the glgD gene encoding glucose-1-phosphate adenylyltransferase subunit GlgD → MKIDKYSAILGNTVGFHDMSTLTEHRPVASLPFGGKYRLIDFPLSSLANAGVRSIFGIFQQDNISSVFDHIRSGREWGLSTLLSHYYLGIYNTRVESSTVGKEYYQQLLTYLRRSGSNQTVSINCDVLVNIDLNQVFHLHNTTKGPITVVYKKLPKKDISDVNAILEIDETDHVRSHKLFDNKSTDELFNMSTDIFVVDTPWLIERLEEEAQKEYPEKLRYVLRDLAVKEGAFAYEYTGYLANIHSVQSYYQANIDMLESKKFYSLFSPNQKIYTKVKNEEPTYYANTSKVSTSQFASGSIIEGEVVQSVLSRNIYVHKDSVVKDSILFPRVVIGQGAQVEYAILDKGVEVADGVVIRGTAEHPVVVKKGETVTEDIYS, encoded by the coding sequence ATGAAGATTGATAAATATTCAGCCATTTTAGGAAACACAGTTGGTTTTCATGATATGTCAACGTTAACAGAACACCGTCCGGTAGCTAGCTTGCCTTTCGGTGGGAAATACCGTTTGATTGACTTCCCCCTTTCCAGTCTTGCAAATGCCGGTGTTCGTAGTATCTTTGGTATTTTCCAACAAGATAATATCAGCTCAGTTTTCGACCATATCCGTTCAGGTCGTGAGTGGGGCTTGTCAACCCTTCTAAGTCACTACTATCTAGGAATTTACAATACTCGTGTTGAAAGCAGTACAGTTGGAAAAGAGTATTACCAACAACTTCTTACCTACTTGAGACGTTCAGGTTCAAACCAAACTGTTTCGATTAACTGCGATGTGTTGGTGAATATTGACTTGAATCAAGTCTTCCACCTACACAATACAACAAAAGGTCCGATTACAGTTGTATATAAGAAACTTCCAAAGAAAGACATTTCTGATGTGAATGCTATTCTGGAAATCGATGAGACTGACCATGTTCGTTCGCACAAACTCTTTGATAACAAATCTACGGATGAACTCTTCAACATGTCTACAGATATCTTTGTTGTGGATACTCCTTGGTTGATTGAACGACTTGAAGAAGAAGCTCAGAAAGAATATCCTGAAAAGTTGCGCTATGTTCTTCGCGATTTGGCTGTAAAAGAAGGTGCTTTTGCATACGAATACACAGGCTACTTAGCAAATATTCACTCTGTTCAATCCTACTATCAAGCAAATATTGATATGCTTGAATCTAAAAAATTCTACTCTCTTTTCTCACCAAATCAAAAGATTTATACAAAAGTTAAGAATGAAGAACCAACCTACTATGCGAATACTTCAAAAGTAAGTACTTCTCAGTTTGCTTCTGGTAGTATCATTGAGGGTGAAGTAGTTCAGTCAGTCCTATCTCGTAACATTTATGTTCACAAAGATAGTGTGGTGAAGGACAGCATTTTATTCCCTCGTGTTGTGATTGGGCAAGGTGCCCAAGTTGAATATGCTATCTTGGACAAGGGAGTTGAGGTTGCGGACGGTGTTGTCATTCGAGGCACAGCAGAACATCCAGTTGTAGTGAAGAAGGGTGAAACAGTAACAGAGGACATTTATTCATGA
- a CDS encoding glucose-1-phosphate adenylyltransferase, protein MKNEMLALILAGGQGTRLGKLTQSIAKPAVQFGGRYRIIDFALSNCANSGIHNVGVITQYQPLALNNHIGNGSSWGLDGINSGVSILQPYSASEGNRWFEGTSHAIYQNIDYIDSVNPEYVLILSGDHIYKMDYDDMLQSHKDNNASLTVAVLDVPLKEASRFGIMNTDANNRIVEFEEKPAQPKSTKASMGIYIFDWKRLRNMLVAAEKSNVDMSDFGKNVIPNYLESGESVYAYEFNGYWKDVGTIESLWEANMEYISPENALDSRNRQWKIYSRNLISPPNYFGAHAHVEDSLVVDGCFVDGTVKRSILSTEAQVREGAEVVDSVIMSGAIIGHGAKITRAIIGEGAIIADGVEIDGTDEVQVVGYNEVVGVATDED, encoded by the coding sequence ATGAAGAATGAAATGCTAGCTTTGATCCTTGCGGGTGGGCAAGGAACACGTCTCGGAAAACTCACTCAAAGCATTGCCAAACCGGCAGTGCAATTCGGTGGGCGCTACCGTATCATTGACTTTGCTCTTTCCAACTGTGCAAACTCTGGAATCCATAATGTTGGTGTGATTACTCAGTACCAACCTCTTGCTTTGAATAACCATATCGGAAATGGCTCTAGCTGGGGATTGGATGGTATCAATTCAGGTGTCTCTATTTTACAACCTTATTCAGCCAGCGAAGGAAACCGTTGGTTTGAAGGGACTAGTCACGCTATCTACCAAAACATTGACTACATCGACAGTGTTAATCCTGAGTATGTTTTGATTCTTTCTGGTGACCACATCTACAAGATGGACTACGATGATATGCTTCAGTCCCACAAGGATAACAATGCCAGTTTGACAGTAGCTGTCCTAGACGTACCGCTCAAAGAAGCTAGCCGTTTCGGTATCATGAATACAGATGCCAATAACCGTATCGTTGAATTCGAAGAAAAACCTGCGCAACCTAAGTCTACAAAGGCTTCTATGGGGATTTATATTTTTGACTGGAAACGACTTCGCAATATGCTTGTTGCTGCTGAAAAGAGCAATGTGGATATGTCAGACTTTGGTAAGAACGTTATCCCTAACTATCTCGAGTCTGGTGAAAGTGTCTATGCTTATGAATTTAATGGCTACTGGAAAGACGTTGGTACGATTGAGTCGCTTTGGGAAGCCAATATGGAGTACATTTCGCCAGAAAATGCCTTGGATAGCCGCAATCGTCAGTGGAAAATTTATTCAAGAAACTTGATCTCACCACCAAACTACTTTGGTGCGCATGCACATGTTGAGGATTCATTGGTCGTGGATGGTTGTTTTGTAGATGGAACTGTTAAACGTTCGATTCTTTCAACAGAAGCACAAGTACGTGAAGGTGCTGAGGTCGTTGATTCTGTTATCATGAGTGGGGCTATTATTGGCCATGGAGCAAAGATTACTCGTGCTATTATTGGTGAGGGTGCCATTATTGCAGACGGCGTAGAGATTGACGGAACTGACGAAGTACAAGTAGTAGGATACAATGAAGTAGTGGGGGTAGCAACAGATGAAGATTGA
- the glgB gene encoding 1,4-alpha-glucan branching protein GlgB: MNNQEALRTFTTGENFHLQHYLGAHREEKNGEIGYTFRVWAPNAQAVHLVGDFTDWVENQIPMVRNEAGVWEVFTSQAQEGQIYKYHITRANGHQIMKIDPLAVYFEARPGTGAVLTNIREKKWKDGLWLARRKRLGFFERPVNIYEAHAGSWKRNPDGSPYTFSQLKDELIPYLVEMNYTHIEFMPLMAHPLGLSWGYQLMGYFAFEHSYGTPEEFQDFVEECHINNIGVIVDWVPGHFTINDDALAYYDGTPTFEYQDHNKAHNYGWGALNFDLGKNEVQSFLISSIKFWIDFYHLDGIRVDAVSNMLYLDYDNAPWTPNKDGGNLNYEGYYFLQRLNTVIKLAHPDIMMIAEESSSATKITGMKEMGGLGFDYKWNMGWMNDILRFYEEDPIYRKYDFNLVTFSFMYVFNENYLLPFSHDEVVHGKKSMMHKMWGDRYNQFAGLRNLYTYQICHPGKKLLFMGSEYGQFLEWKSEEQLEWSNLEDPMNAKMKHFTSQLNQFYKDHRCLWEIDTSYDGIEIIDADNRDQSVLSFIRKGKKDEMLVCVFNMAPVERKDFTIGLPVAGIYEEVWNTELEEWGGVWKEHNQTVQTQEGLWKDYEQTLTFTLPAMGASIWKIKRRLKPAKKKE, from the coding sequence ATGAATAATCAAGAAGCATTAAGAACCTTTACTACAGGTGAGAACTTTCACCTCCAGCATTATTTAGGAGCGCATAGAGAGGAGAAAAACGGAGAAATAGGCTATACCTTTAGGGTTTGGGCCCCAAATGCACAAGCAGTTCATCTAGTTGGTGATTTTACCGATTGGGTTGAGAATCAAATTCCAATGGTTAGAAACGAGGCAGGTGTTTGGGAAGTCTTTACGAGTCAAGCTCAGGAAGGTCAGATTTATAAATATCATATCACGCGTGCAAATGGTCACCAGATTATGAAGATTGATCCTTTGGCAGTTTATTTTGAAGCTAGACCGGGTACAGGGGCAGTTCTGACCAATATCCGTGAAAAGAAATGGAAAGATGGCCTTTGGCTAGCACGTCGCAAACGTCTGGGATTTTTTGAGAGACCAGTTAATATATACGAGGCTCATGCAGGTTCTTGGAAGAGAAATCCAGACGGTAGTCCCTATACGTTTTCGCAACTGAAAGACGAGTTGATTCCATACTTAGTTGAGATGAACTATACACATATTGAGTTCATGCCTTTAATGGCTCACCCACTTGGATTGAGCTGGGGCTATCAACTTATGGGTTACTTTGCTTTTGAACATTCCTATGGTACACCTGAGGAATTCCAAGATTTCGTTGAAGAGTGTCATATAAATAACATTGGTGTTATCGTAGACTGGGTTCCAGGTCATTTCACTATTAATGATGATGCCTTGGCATATTATGACGGCACACCAACTTTTGAATACCAAGACCACAACAAGGCTCATAACTATGGTTGGGGTGCGCTGAATTTTGACCTTGGGAAAAATGAGGTCCAGTCTTTCTTGATTTCAAGTATTAAATTTTGGATTGATTTTTACCACTTAGATGGTATCCGGGTCGATGCAGTGAGCAATATGCTGTATCTAGATTATGATAATGCTCCTTGGACTCCAAATAAGGACGGTGGAAACCTTAACTACGAGGGTTATTATTTCCTTCAACGGTTGAACACAGTGATTAAGTTAGCTCATCCAGATATCATGATGATTGCAGAAGAAAGTTCATCAGCGACAAAGATTACTGGTATGAAAGAAATGGGTGGCCTTGGCTTTGACTATAAATGGAATATGGGCTGGATGAACGACATTCTCCGTTTCTACGAGGAAGATCCGATTTATCGCAAGTATGACTTTAATCTTGTGACTTTCAGCTTTATGTATGTTTTCAATGAAAACTATCTCCTGCCTTTCTCACATGATGAAGTAGTTCATGGTAAGAAGAGTATGATGCATAAGATGTGGGGGGATCGCTACAATCAGTTCGCTGGTCTGCGCAACCTCTACACCTATCAAATTTGTCATCCAGGTAAGAAACTCTTGTTCATGGGTAGTGAGTACGGACAATTCCTCGAGTGGAAGTCCGAGGAGCAGTTAGAATGGTCTAATCTAGAAGATCCAATGAATGCCAAGATGAAGCATTTCACTTCACAACTGAATCAATTCTATAAAGACCATCGATGTCTTTGGGAAATTGATACTAGTTATGATGGTATAGAGATTATCGATGCTGATAATAGAGATCAGAGTGTCCTTTCCTTTATTCGTAAGGGCAAGAAGGACGAAATGTTAGTCTGTGTCTTTAATATGGCACCAGTTGAACGTAAGGACTTTACGATTGGTTTACCTGTTGCAGGTATTTACGAAGAAGTTTGGAATACAGAATTAGAAGAATGGGGAGGTGTGTGGAAAGAGCACAATCAAACAGTTCAGACTCAAGAAGGCTTATGGAAAGATTATGAGCAGACTTTGACCTTTACCTTGCCTGCCATGGGAGCAAGCATCTGGAAGATCAAGCGTCGTTTGAAACCAGCTAAGAAAAAAGAATAA
- a CDS encoding NADP-dependent glyceraldehyde-3-phosphate dehydrogenase: MTHYQNLVNGKWKSSENEIAIYSPINQEKLGTVPAMSQAEVDEAMKAARAALPAWRDLAPVERAAYLHKTADILERDKEKIGTILAKEVAKGIKAAIGEVVRTAELIRFAAEEGLRITGQAMEGGGFEAASKNKLAVVRREPVGVVLAIAPFNYPVNLSGSKIAPALIAGNVVMFKPPTQGSISGLLLAKAFDEAGIPAGVFNTITGRGSEIGDYIIEHKEVNFINFTGSTPIGERIGRLAGMRPIMLELGGKDAAIVLEDADLENAAKQIVGGAFSYSGQRCTAIKRVLVVENVADRLAELLQAEVAKLTVGNPFDNADITPVIDNASADFIWGLIEDAQEKGAKALSPIKRENNLIWPGLFDYVTRDMKLAWEEPFGPVLPIIRVSDANEAVEIANESEFGLQSSVFTNDFKKAFEIAEKLEVGTVHINNKTQRGPDNFPFLGVKGSGAGVQGIKYSIEAMTNVKSIVFDVR, encoded by the coding sequence TTGACACATTATCAGAATTTAGTGAATGGAAAATGGAAATCATCAGAGAATGAAATTGCCATCTATTCTCCCATCAATCAAGAAAAGCTGGGTACAGTACCTGCTATGAGTCAGGCTGAAGTAGATGAGGCTATGAAAGCAGCGCGTGCAGCTCTCCCAGCATGGCGTGATTTAGCACCCGTTGAGCGTGCAGCATATTTGCATAAGACAGCAGACATTTTGGAACGTGATAAAGAAAAAATTGGTACCATTCTTGCCAAAGAGGTTGCAAAAGGGATTAAAGCAGCCATTGGAGAAGTAGTACGTACAGCAGAATTGATTCGTTTTGCTGCTGAGGAAGGTCTCCGTATCACTGGACAAGCAATGGAAGGTGGCGGTTTTGAAGCTGCAAGTAAAAATAAACTAGCTGTTGTCCGTCGTGAGCCAGTTGGGGTCGTCCTAGCTATTGCACCATTTAACTATCCAGTCAACCTTTCTGGATCTAAGATTGCTCCAGCTTTGATTGCAGGAAATGTCGTTATGTTTAAACCACCAACACAAGGATCTATTTCTGGTCTTTTGTTGGCTAAAGCATTTGACGAAGCAGGAATCCCAGCAGGTGTCTTTAACACTATCACTGGACGTGGTTCTGAGATCGGAGACTACATCATCGAACACAAGGAAGTGAACTTCATTAACTTTACAGGTTCAACACCGATTGGGGAGCGTATTGGTCGTTTAGCTGGTATGCGCCCAATTATGCTTGAACTTGGTGGAAAAGATGCAGCAATTGTCTTAGAAGATGCAGATTTAGAAAATGCAGCTAAGCAAATCGTAGGTGGAGCTTTTAGCTACTCTGGTCAGCGTTGTACTGCCATCAAACGTGTTTTGGTTGTGGAAAACGTAGCAGACAGATTGGCAGAATTGCTCCAAGCTGAAGTTGCTAAGCTAACAGTAGGCAATCCATTTGACAATGCAGATATCACGCCAGTTATTGATAATGCTTCAGCTGATTTCATCTGGGGATTGATTGAAGATGCTCAGGAAAAAGGAGCCAAAGCGCTCAGCCCAATCAAACGTGAGAATAATCTCATTTGGCCAGGACTTTTTGATTATGTCACAAGAGATATGAAATTAGCCTGGGAAGAACCATTTGGACCTGTTCTTCCAATTATTCGAGTTTCAGATGCTAATGAAGCGGTAGAAATTGCTAATGAATCAGAATTCGGTCTTCAATCTTCAGTCTTTACAAATGACTTTAAGAAGGCATTTGAAATTGCTGAAAAACTTGAAGTTGGAACCGTTCATATTAATAATAAAACACAACGTGGACCAGATAATTTCCCTTTCCTTGGTGTAAAAGGTTCTGGTGCAGGAGTGCAAGGAATTAAATATAGTATCGAAGCGATGACAAATGTTAAATCCATTGTTTTTGATGTGAGATAA